The Sorangiineae bacterium MSr11367 genome window below encodes:
- the thrS gene encoding threonine--tRNA ligase — translation MSAKQTPKQLLLSQGKLDKDIVAVTFGGKLFDLHTPIETTDPTALTPVRSTEPLGLEVIRHSSAHVMADAVQRLFPGTKVTIGPSIEDGFYYDFDKPNGPFTEEDLAKIEETMRGIVKEDTEFRREVIAREAAIRLFNEMGETYKVDIIERRPVDEELTLYRHGKPGAEWVDFCSGPHVPRTGLLKAVKLTSVAGAYWRGDERNPMLQRIYGTAFPSQDALKAHLTAIEEAKARDHRKVGKELDLFLFDAAAPAMPFFLPKGAYVYNKLFEYMRDLYVKQGYEEVITPQLFDPKLFRTSGHLGHYNENMYRVWTEDLLDEMTEEEKAKGFDAVAEKLRSQSFGLKPMNCPSHCAIFGARRRSYRELPWRVADFGRLHRYERGGVLHGLSRVRSFCQDDAHIFCTEEQVGAETKAFLDFFYQVYRTFGFEKIDVKLATRPESRMGSDELWDRAEAALAEGLKSAGIAYEISEGEGAFYGPKLEFHVQDALKRSWQLGTFQYDPNLPERFDLSYIGADGKEHRPVMLHRAIFGSLERFFAIYLEHCAGNFPTWLSPKQAIVLTVTDKVDSYALESREKLVARGIRADIDHSADKLGAKIRNARLARYPYLCVVGQKEAETGTLGVRSRDRGELGAISFDEFAEMVLRESRP, via the coding sequence AGGTCATTCGGCACTCCAGCGCCCACGTCATGGCGGACGCCGTGCAGCGCCTTTTCCCCGGCACCAAGGTCACCATCGGCCCGTCCATCGAGGATGGCTTCTACTACGACTTCGACAAGCCCAACGGCCCCTTCACCGAGGAAGACCTCGCGAAGATCGAAGAGACGATGCGCGGCATCGTCAAAGAGGACACCGAGTTTCGGCGTGAGGTCATCGCGCGCGAGGCGGCCATCCGCCTCTTCAACGAAATGGGCGAGACCTACAAGGTCGACATCATCGAGCGCCGCCCCGTCGACGAGGAGCTCACGCTCTACCGCCACGGCAAACCGGGCGCCGAATGGGTCGACTTCTGCAGCGGCCCGCACGTCCCGCGCACCGGCTTGCTCAAGGCCGTGAAGCTCACCAGCGTGGCCGGCGCTTACTGGCGCGGCGACGAACGCAACCCGATGCTCCAGCGCATCTACGGCACCGCGTTCCCCTCGCAGGACGCCCTCAAAGCGCACCTGACCGCCATCGAAGAGGCCAAGGCCCGCGACCACCGCAAGGTCGGCAAGGAGCTCGATCTCTTCTTGTTCGACGCGGCGGCGCCGGCCATGCCGTTTTTCCTGCCGAAGGGCGCCTACGTCTACAACAAGCTCTTCGAGTACATGCGCGACCTTTACGTCAAGCAAGGCTACGAAGAGGTCATCACCCCGCAGCTCTTCGACCCGAAGCTGTTTCGCACCAGCGGTCACCTCGGTCACTACAACGAGAACATGTACCGCGTGTGGACCGAGGACCTTCTCGACGAGATGACCGAGGAAGAGAAGGCCAAGGGCTTCGACGCCGTCGCCGAGAAACTGCGCTCCCAGTCCTTCGGCCTCAAGCCGATGAACTGCCCGAGCCACTGCGCCATCTTCGGCGCACGCAGGCGCTCTTACCGCGAGCTGCCCTGGCGCGTTGCCGACTTCGGCCGCCTTCACCGTTACGAACGCGGTGGCGTCCTTCACGGCTTGTCGCGCGTCCGCAGCTTCTGCCAAGACGACGCCCACATCTTCTGCACCGAGGAGCAAGTCGGCGCCGAAACCAAGGCGTTTCTCGACTTTTTCTACCAGGTGTACCGCACCTTCGGCTTCGAGAAGATCGACGTCAAGCTCGCCACCCGCCCCGAAAGCCGTATGGGCTCGGACGAACTCTGGGATCGCGCCGAGGCCGCCCTGGCCGAAGGCCTCAAGTCCGCGGGCATCGCGTACGAAATCTCCGAAGGGGAGGGGGCCTTCTACGGGCCGAAGCTCGAGTTCCACGTGCAGGATGCCCTCAAGCGCAGCTGGCAGCTCGGCACCTTCCAGTACGATCCCAACCTGCCCGAGCGTTTCGACCTGAGTTACATCGGCGCGGACGGCAAAGAGCACCGCCCGGTCATGCTCCATCGCGCGATTTTTGGCTCGCTCGAGCGCTTTTTCGCCATCTACCTGGAGCACTGCGCCGGAAATTTCCCGACCTGGCTCTCGCCGAAGCAAGCCATCGTGCTTACCGTCACGGACAAAGTGGATTCCTACGCCCTGGAAAGCCGAGAAAAGCTGGTCGCACGCGGCATTCGCGCCGACATCGACCACAGCGCAGACAAGCTCGGCGCCAAGATCCGCAACGCCCGCCTCGCCCGCTACCCCTACCTGTGTGTGGTGGGTCAGAAAGAGGCAGAAACCGGCACTTTGGGCGTTCGCTCCCGCGACCGCGGCGAGCTCGGTGCCATTTCTTTCGACGAATTTGCTGAAATGGTCCTGCGTGAGAGCCGGCCTTAG
- the infC gene encoding translation initiation factor IF-3, whose translation MPMGRPRFDPRQQQRGFQIRVNHRIRVPEVRVIGADGGMLGVLQTHEALRMAQEQGLDLVEVNPKAEPPVCKILDFGKYKYEEKKKTAEAKRKQTVVEIKEIKLRPKTDDHDIAFKVKAARRFIEAGHKVKVTVRFRGREITHPEKAQEQLTIVIQATDDVANVETRAMMEARTMTVLLAPKPAVMQKVAQAKIAAEKARQQAEKEGRALPSDPSILNVDDIDDDDDDDDDDDDDEAAAN comes from the coding sequence ATGCCGATGGGTCGCCCTCGCTTTGATCCGCGCCAGCAGCAGCGCGGTTTTCAGATTCGCGTCAATCACCGCATTCGAGTCCCGGAAGTCCGAGTCATCGGCGCCGACGGCGGGATGCTCGGTGTGCTGCAAACCCACGAAGCGTTGAGAATGGCGCAAGAGCAGGGGCTCGATCTCGTCGAGGTCAACCCCAAGGCCGAGCCGCCGGTCTGCAAGATCCTCGATTTTGGTAAATACAAATACGAGGAGAAGAAGAAGACGGCCGAGGCCAAGCGCAAGCAGACCGTGGTCGAAATCAAAGAGATCAAGCTTCGTCCGAAGACCGACGATCACGACATCGCCTTCAAGGTGAAGGCTGCGCGTCGCTTCATCGAGGCCGGTCACAAAGTGAAGGTGACCGTGCGCTTCCGCGGCCGCGAGATCACGCACCCGGAGAAGGCGCAAGAGCAGCTCACCATCGTCATCCAAGCGACCGACGACGTGGCCAACGTCGAAACGCGCGCGATGATGGAAGCACGCACCATGACGGTGCTCCTCGCACCGAAGCCCGCCGTGATGCAGAAGGTCGCGCAGGCGAAGATCGCCGCCGAAAAAGCTCGCCAACAGGCTGAGAAAGAAGGCCGCGCTCTTCCGTCGGATCCCTCGATCCTCAACGTCGACGACATCGATGACGATGATGATGACGACGACGATGACGATGATGACGAGGCGGCGGCGAACTGA